Proteins co-encoded in one Triplophysa dalaica isolate WHDGS20190420 chromosome 16, ASM1584641v1, whole genome shotgun sequence genomic window:
- the gnpda2 gene encoding glucosamine-6-phosphate isomerase 2: MRLVILDDYDLASEWAAKYIRNRIIQFKPSADRYFTLGLPTGSTPLGCYKKLTEYHKNGDLSFKYVKTFNMDEYVGLPRDHPESYHSYMWNNFFKHIDIEPQNTHILDGNARDLQVECAAFEQKIAAAGGIDLFVGGIGPDGHIAFNEPGSSLVSRTRVKTLAKDTIVANARFFGNDLSKVPTMTLTVGVGTVMDAREVMILITGAHKAFALYKAIEEGVNHMWTVSAFQQHPRTIFICDEDATLELRVKTVKYFKGLMHVHNQLVEPTLSVKDYTD, encoded by the exons ATGAGACTTGTGATTCTGGATGACTATGACCTGGCCAGTGAATGGGCTGCAAAGTACATCAGAAACCGGATCATCCAGTTCAAACCCAGTGCTGACCGCTACTTCACTTTAGGACTTCCAACAG GCAGCACACCTCTCGGCTGCTACAAGAAGCTGACCGAGTATCACAAGAATGGAGATCTGTCCTTTAAATACGTGAAGACCTTTAACATGGATGAGTATGTAG GTCTGCCCCGGGATCACCCTGAAAGCTACCACTCCTACATGTGGAATAACTTCTTCAAACACATCGACATCGAGCCTCAGAACACTCACATACTGGACGGCAACGCCCGTGACCTGCAGGTGGAGTGCGCCGCTTTTGAGCAGAAGATCGCAGCGGCTGGGGGCATAGACCTCTTCGTGGGAG GGATCGGTCCGGATGGGCACATTGCCTTTAATGAGCCCGGATCCAGTCTGGTGTCCAGAACCAGAGTGAAGACCCTGGCCAAAGACACTATAGTGGCCAACGCCCGTTTCTTTGGAAACGATCTTTCAAAAGTGCCTACCATGACTCTGACTGTGGGAGTGGGCACAGTGATGGATGCCAGAGAG GTAATGATCCTGATCACAGGGGCTCACAAAGCGTTTGCCCTCTATAAAGCCATCGAGGAGGGTGTGAATCACATGTGGACCGTATCGGCCTTCCAGCAGCATCCACGAACCATCTTCATCTGTGACGAGGACGCCACGCTGGAGCTCAGAGTCAAAACCGTCAAGTATTTTAAAG GCCTGATGCATGTCCACAATCAACTGGTCGAGCCGACGCTCAGTGTGAAGGACTACACAGATTGA